One uncultured Hyphomonas sp. genomic region harbors:
- a CDS encoding glucokinase: MSEDILVGDVGGTHVRFAIAHRQGGKIVTGNFEKFAGDDFDGFDDALSAYLDQSGVRARRACFALAGPVRQGEVTLTNRGWHVSEEALQTRFAFSDAKLINDFTAMARGVPEFEQDRFEQILPGTPEPEAPVIVAGPGTGFGVATLIPDQGDWHVLTGEGGHMAFAPRSELEFQLAGILLRKFGYVSNELVASGTGLPPVHEAFCEIYGRPVEDVSPAGMRERADAGDEMYLQLILVRACAVMGAVGDLALANGALGGVVLAGGVTERIVDFLRRPEATERFRARGPMSEFLENCPVVLMHDPEAPLIGAAAYYDQELRK; this comes from the coding sequence TTGAGCGAAGACATTCTGGTGGGAGATGTCGGCGGAACACATGTCCGCTTTGCCATCGCTCACCGGCAGGGGGGCAAGATCGTTACCGGCAACTTCGAAAAGTTCGCAGGGGATGATTTCGATGGGTTTGACGACGCATTGTCCGCTTATCTTGATCAATCAGGCGTCCGCGCCCGCCGGGCCTGCTTCGCGCTGGCGGGGCCAGTGAGGCAGGGCGAAGTCACGCTGACAAATCGCGGCTGGCATGTGTCGGAGGAAGCGTTGCAAACCCGGTTCGCCTTCAGCGACGCGAAGCTGATCAACGATTTCACCGCGATGGCGCGCGGGGTGCCGGAGTTTGAACAGGATCGTTTCGAACAGATCCTCCCCGGGACGCCGGAGCCTGAGGCGCCGGTCATTGTCGCCGGGCCGGGCACGGGCTTCGGTGTGGCCACACTGATTCCAGATCAGGGAGACTGGCACGTCCTGACCGGAGAAGGCGGCCACATGGCTTTTGCGCCGCGAAGCGAGCTGGAGTTTCAGCTGGCAGGCATCCTCCTCAGGAAATTTGGTTATGTCTCCAATGAACTGGTCGCATCCGGAACGGGACTACCACCCGTCCATGAAGCGTTTTGTGAGATCTACGGCCGTCCGGTCGAAGATGTGTCGCCTGCCGGGATGCGGGAGCGCGCGGATGCAGGCGACGAGATGTACCTCCAGCTCATTCTCGTGCGCGCCTGTGCGGTGATGGGGGCGGTTGGGGATCTGGCGCTGGCGAATGGTGCGCTGGGCGGCGTGGTGCTGGCAGGCGGCGTCACGGAGCGTATCGTTGATTTTCTGCGCAGGCCTGAAGCAACCGAACGATTCCGGGCGCGCGGGCCGATGAGCGAATTTCTCGAAAACTGCCCGGTCGTTCTGATGCATGACCCGGAAGCGCCGCTGATCGGGGCTGCAGCATATTATGATCAGGAGCTACGCAAATGA
- the eda gene encoding bifunctional 4-hydroxy-2-oxoglutarate aldolase/2-dehydro-3-deoxy-phosphogluconate aldolase, with translation MTSSLTALRLAVAKAPIVPVLVVSDVAQAAPLAKALLEGGLTTAEVTLRTPAGIGAIAAMKAAVPDLLVGAGTVLSGEDVRKSVEAGADFLVSPGMSPGLLEALGKHKPLMIPGVATASEAMSRHEEGFEMLKLFPANIAGGVPALKALAGPLPHLQFMPTGGVSAENAGDYLALKNVIAVGGSWVATQADVDSGDWEGISRKARAALGAISS, from the coding sequence ATGACTTCGTCTCTTACAGCCCTGAGGCTTGCAGTTGCCAAAGCGCCGATCGTTCCGGTGCTTGTGGTGAGCGATGTGGCGCAGGCCGCGCCTCTGGCGAAGGCCTTGCTGGAAGGTGGTTTAACCACTGCAGAAGTCACGCTGCGGACACCGGCGGGGATTGGGGCGATTGCGGCGATGAAGGCGGCGGTGCCGGACCTGCTGGTGGGGGCCGGGACGGTGCTGAGTGGCGAGGATGTGCGCAAGTCGGTTGAGGCTGGCGCTGATTTCCTTGTGTCGCCGGGTATGAGCCCCGGCCTGCTGGAGGCGTTGGGCAAGCACAAGCCGTTGATGATCCCGGGCGTGGCCACGGCGAGCGAGGCGATGAGCCGGCACGAGGAAGGCTTTGAAATGCTGAAGCTTTTCCCGGCCAATATCGCAGGCGGCGTGCCGGCACTGAAGGCACTGGCCGGGCCCTTGCCGCATCTGCAGTTCATGCCGACGGGCGGTGTGAGCGCCGAAAATGCCGGGGACTATCTGGCCCTGAAGAACGTTATCGCTGTTGGCGGCTCGTGGGTTGCCACACAGGCCGACGTCGATTCCGGCGACTGGGAAGGCATCTCGCGCAAGGCCAGGGCGGCACTTGGCGCGATCAGCTCATGA
- the purB gene encoding adenylosuccinate lyase, whose amino-acid sequence MIPRYTRPEMAAIWSPESRFGIWLEIETLAAEAMENLGIIPEGTTAAVREKAAFEVDRIDEIEREVKHDVIAFLTNVAEHVGEPARFLHLGMTSSDVLDTCLNVQMVRAADLLLTGIDRVLAALEKRAFEHKLTPTIGRSHGIHAEPTTFGVKLATFHAEFQRARARLLIAREEVATCAISGAVGTFANIDPKIEAHVAEKLGLAIEPVSTQVIPRDRHAMYFAVLGVIASSVERLATEVRHLQRTEVLEAEEYFSAGQKGSSAMPHKRNPVLTENLTGLARLVRSAVTPALENVALWHERDISHSSVERGIGPDATVHLDFALHRLAGVVENLVVYPERMLKTLNSMGGLHNSQRILLALVEAGNSREESYRMVQRNAMKTWGGEGPLLELLQKDEDVMAKLTKEQLEDLFDLDYHFKQVDTIFERVFGRS is encoded by the coding sequence ATGATCCCCCGTTATACCCGTCCCGAAATGGCCGCCATCTGGTCTCCTGAATCCCGCTTCGGCATCTGGCTCGAAATCGAGACCCTCGCCGCAGAGGCCATGGAAAACCTCGGCATCATCCCGGAAGGCACCACGGCGGCCGTCCGCGAGAAGGCTGCGTTCGAGGTGGACCGGATCGACGAGATCGAACGGGAAGTGAAGCATGACGTCATCGCCTTCCTGACCAATGTCGCCGAACATGTCGGCGAGCCTGCCCGCTTCCTGCACCTCGGCATGACGTCCTCGGATGTGCTCGACACCTGCCTGAACGTGCAGATGGTACGCGCCGCCGACCTGTTGCTGACCGGCATCGACCGGGTGCTGGCCGCCCTCGAAAAGCGCGCCTTCGAGCACAAGCTGACGCCGACCATCGGACGCAGCCACGGCATCCACGCCGAACCGACCACCTTCGGCGTGAAGCTCGCCACATTCCATGCGGAATTCCAGCGCGCCCGCGCCCGCCTGCTAATCGCGCGCGAAGAAGTCGCCACCTGCGCCATCTCCGGCGCCGTCGGCACCTTCGCCAATATCGACCCGAAAATCGAAGCCCATGTCGCCGAGAAGCTGGGCCTCGCCATTGAGCCGGTTTCGACCCAGGTCATCCCGCGCGACCGTCACGCCATGTATTTCGCCGTGCTGGGCGTGATTGCGTCTTCCGTCGAACGCCTCGCCACGGAAGTGCGCCACCTTCAGCGCACGGAAGTGCTGGAAGCCGAAGAATACTTCTCGGCTGGCCAGAAAGGCTCCTCGGCCATGCCACACAAGCGCAACCCGGTGCTGACCGAGAACCTGACCGGCCTCGCCCGCCTCGTGCGCTCCGCCGTGACGCCGGCCCTCGAAAACGTCGCCCTCTGGCATGAGCGCGATATCTCGCACTCTTCCGTCGAGCGCGGCATCGGCCCGGACGCCACCGTCCACCTCGACTTCGCCCTGCATCGCCTCGCCGGTGTGGTCGAAAATCTCGTCGTCTATCCGGAACGGATGCTGAAGACGCTGAACTCCATGGGCGGCCTGCACAATTCGCAGCGCATCCTGCTCGCCCTCGTCGAGGCCGGGAACAGCCGGGAAGAGTCCTACCGCATGGTCCAGCGCAATGCGATGAAGACCTGGGGCGGCGAAGGCCCGCTTCTGGAACTGCTCCAGAAGGACGAAGACGTGATGGCGAAACTGACGAAGGAACAGCTCGAGGACCTCTTCGACCTCGACTATCACTTCAAGCAGGTCGACACGATTTTCGAGCGCGTTTTCGGTCGCTCCTAA
- a CDS encoding peptidoglycan-binding domain-containing protein — protein MSRILTLSAAGLVLAGAAAAQGTGDYPADAAPGSCYARVLIPETYEIQTEQVLDQPEHTEARVIPATYETVVQRVMVKEQALTYRVVPPVYEIETEQLLVVPEQTETVVIPAEYETFTEQVLVRPAYVTWKPGAGLFGRQPSGEDNITLATGEVLCRVEVPAQYDTVSRTRLKTPERVETRVIPARFRTIERQVLREPAQVVEEILPAEYEDVEVQRLVTPEQQETIVVPATYKTIEKRTVTGGGTVEWREVLCDSNATKAKIAEVQRALAAKGYEVQADGVFGPATLNAMEDWQEKNGLPVGYLTIGTVESLGVSPD, from the coding sequence ATGAGCAGAATTCTCACCTTGTCAGCCGCCGGCCTTGTGCTGGCAGGAGCGGCCGCCGCGCAGGGCACTGGCGACTATCCGGCCGATGCCGCGCCCGGATCCTGCTATGCGCGGGTCCTGATCCCCGAAACCTATGAAATCCAGACCGAACAGGTGCTGGACCAGCCAGAGCACACCGAAGCGCGCGTGATCCCGGCAACTTACGAGACCGTGGTCCAGCGGGTGATGGTGAAGGAGCAGGCGCTGACCTATCGCGTGGTTCCGCCGGTCTATGAAATTGAGACCGAACAGCTGCTGGTGGTCCCGGAGCAGACTGAGACGGTCGTGATTCCGGCCGAGTATGAGACTTTCACCGAACAGGTTCTGGTGCGCCCGGCCTATGTCACCTGGAAGCCCGGTGCCGGACTATTCGGGCGCCAGCCATCCGGTGAGGACAATATCACCCTCGCCACAGGGGAAGTCCTCTGCCGTGTGGAAGTGCCGGCGCAGTATGACACGGTGAGCCGGACGCGCCTGAAAACGCCGGAACGTGTTGAAACACGAGTGATTCCCGCTCGTTTCCGAACAATTGAGCGGCAGGTCCTGCGGGAACCGGCCCAGGTGGTCGAGGAAATCCTCCCGGCTGAATACGAGGATGTCGAGGTTCAGCGCCTTGTGACGCCGGAACAACAGGAAACGATTGTCGTGCCGGCCACGTACAAGACGATTGAGAAGCGGACCGTCACCGGTGGCGGAACGGTCGAATGGCGGGAAGTATTGTGTGATTCCAATGCGACCAAGGCCAAGATCGCCGAAGTGCAGCGAGCGCTCGCGGCCAAGGGGTATGAAGTGCAGGCCGATGGCGTTTTCGGTCCGGCGACGCTGAATGCGATGGAAGACTGGCAGGAAAAAAACGGCCTGCCGGTGGGATATCTGACAATCGGCACGGTTGAGTCGCTGGGTGTTTCGCCCGACTAG
- a CDS encoding NADH-quinone oxidoreductase subunit A — MSDIERLALDYLPVIIFLVIGAVISGLFVVGSLLLAPSEPDPEKNSAYECGFNAFDDARMKFDVRFYLVAILFIIFDLEVAFLFPWAISLGKIGLLGFWSMVVFLGVLTVGFIYEWRRGALEWE; from the coding sequence ATGTCGGACATCGAACGGCTGGCGCTCGACTATCTACCGGTCATCATTTTTCTGGTGATCGGTGCCGTGATTTCGGGCCTTTTCGTGGTTGGCTCATTGCTGCTGGCCCCATCCGAGCCCGACCCGGAGAAGAACTCCGCCTATGAGTGCGGTTTCAACGCCTTTGACGATGCCCGTATGAAGTTTGACGTCCGGTTCTACCTGGTCGCCATCCTGTTCATCATCTTCGACCTTGAAGTGGCCTTCCTGTTCCCGTGGGCGATCAGCCTCGGCAAGATCGGATTGCTCGGCTTCTGGTCGATGGTTGTCTTCCTGGGCGTCCTGACCGTTGGCTTCATCTACGAATGGCGCCGTGGCGCGCTGGAGTGGGAATAA
- a CDS encoding NADH-quinone oxidoreductase subunit B translates to MAEDFKTYALGGARSGVEGGFKPGQDDPFYSGLSDQLADKGYFTAAADDLITWARTGSLMWMTFGLACCAVEMMHAGNPRYDLERFGMAPRGSPRQSDVMIVAGTLTNKMAPALRKVYDQMPEPRYVISMGSCANGGGYYHYSYSVVRGCDRIVPVDIYIPGCPPTAEALVYGFLQLQKKIRREGSLER, encoded by the coding sequence ATGGCCGAAGACTTCAAGACATATGCCCTCGGCGGCGCCCGTTCGGGCGTCGAAGGCGGCTTCAAGCCGGGGCAGGACGATCCGTTCTATTCCGGCCTGTCCGACCAGCTGGCGGACAAGGGCTATTTCACGGCGGCTGCCGATGACCTGATCACCTGGGCGCGGACCGGCTCCCTGATGTGGATGACCTTCGGTCTCGCCTGCTGCGCTGTTGAAATGATGCACGCCGGTAACCCGCGCTACGACCTTGAGCGCTTCGGCATGGCCCCGCGCGGTTCACCCCGTCAGTCGGACGTGATGATCGTCGCCGGCACGCTGACCAACAAGATGGCCCCGGCCCTGCGCAAGGTCTACGACCAGATGCCGGAACCGCGCTACGTGATCTCGATGGGCAGCTGCGCCAATGGCGGCGGCTATTACCATTATAGCTACAGCGTCGTGCGCGGCTGTGACCGGATCGTGCCAGTCGACATCTATATTCCGGGCTGTCCGCCCACCGCTGAGGCTCTCGTGTACGGCTTCCTGCAGCTGCAGAAGAAGATCCGCCGGGAAGGCTCGCTGGAGCGCTAG
- a CDS encoding NADH-quinone oxidoreductase subunit C, whose product MLNQDAIDALKDLGEHIAASRADAVKSFHMNMDELVVMAERDHIVGLLRFLREDPQCDFETLIDICGVDYPERGERFEVVYHLLSMHLNHRVRVRVSTDEDTAVPSACAVWPAANWFEREAFDMYGIQFADHPDLRRILTDYGFEGYPLRKDFPLTGNYEVRYDDLEKKVVYEPVQLVQEYRNFDFLSPWEGMTSQIPGDEKATES is encoded by the coding sequence ATGCTGAACCAGGACGCTATCGACGCCCTCAAGGATCTCGGCGAGCATATCGCCGCTTCGCGCGCGGATGCGGTGAAGAGCTTCCACATGAACATGGACGAGCTGGTCGTGATGGCCGAGCGCGACCACATCGTGGGCCTGCTGCGCTTCCTGCGCGAAGACCCGCAATGCGATTTTGAAACGCTGATCGATATCTGCGGCGTGGACTATCCGGAGCGCGGCGAGCGCTTTGAGGTCGTCTATCACCTGCTGTCGATGCACCTGAACCACCGCGTCCGGGTGCGCGTGTCGACCGACGAAGACACCGCCGTGCCAAGCGCCTGCGCCGTATGGCCGGCCGCCAACTGGTTCGAGCGCGAGGCCTTCGACATGTACGGCATCCAGTTCGCCGACCATCCGGACCTGCGCCGCATCCTCACCGACTATGGCTTTGAGGGCTATCCGCTGCGCAAGGACTTCCCGCTGACCGGCAATTACGAAGTCCGCTATGACGACCTTGAGAAGAAGGTGGTCTACGAGCCGGTGCAGCTGGTTCAGGAATACCGCAATTTTGACTTCCTCTCCCCGTGGGAGGGTATGACGTCCCAGATCCCCGGCGACGAGAAAGCGACGGAGTCGTAA
- a CDS encoding NADH-quinone oxidoreductase subunit D produces the protein MADTAHISEMEDRKFTLNFGPQHPAAHGVLRMILDLDGEVVTRVDSHIGLLHRGTEKLLEYKTYLQGMPYFDRLDYCAPMNQEHAWCLAVEKLLGLEVPRRGSLIRVLYSEIGRIMSHMLNVTTQAMDVGALTPITWGFEEREKLCVFYERASGSRMHAAFFRPGGVHQDLPQALLDDIAEWCEQFPRKLDQIEGLITENRIFKQRNVDIGVVDEKTIMDWGFSGVMVRGSGYAWDLRRAQPYECYNELDFKVPVGRNGDNYDRYVCRMEEMRESTKIMQQCIEIMNREGPGPVLAKGSKVSPPRRAEMKNSMEALIHHFKLYTEGFHVPEGEVYAAIEAPKGEFGVYLVSDGTNRPYRAKIRAPGYPHLQAMDHLCVGHMLADVSAVLGSLDIVFGEIDR, from the coding sequence ATGGCCGACACCGCTCACATCTCCGAAATGGAAGACCGCAAGTTCACGCTGAACTTCGGGCCCCAGCACCCGGCCGCCCACGGCGTGCTGCGCATGATCCTCGACCTCGATGGCGAGGTCGTGACCCGCGTGGACAGCCATATCGGCCTGCTTCACCGCGGCACCGAGAAGCTGCTGGAGTACAAGACCTACCTGCAGGGCATGCCGTATTTCGACCGGCTCGATTACTGCGCCCCGATGAACCAGGAACATGCCTGGTGCCTGGCCGTCGAGAAGCTGCTCGGCCTGGAAGTGCCGCGCCGCGGCAGCCTGATCCGCGTGCTCTATTCCGAGATTGGCCGGATCATGTCGCACATGCTGAACGTGACCACGCAGGCCATGGACGTCGGCGCGCTGACCCCGATCACCTGGGGCTTCGAGGAGCGCGAGAAGCTGTGCGTCTTCTACGAACGCGCCTCCGGCAGCCGCATGCACGCCGCTTTCTTCCGCCCGGGCGGTGTCCACCAGGACCTGCCGCAGGCCCTGCTGGATGACATCGCCGAATGGTGCGAGCAGTTCCCGAGAAAACTCGACCAGATCGAAGGCCTGATCACCGAGAACCGCATCTTCAAGCAGCGCAACGTCGACATCGGCGTCGTGGACGAGAAGACGATCATGGACTGGGGCTTCTCCGGCGTGATGGTCCGCGGATCCGGCTATGCCTGGGACCTGCGCCGCGCCCAGCCTTACGAGTGCTACAACGAGCTCGATTTCAAGGTGCCGGTTGGCCGGAACGGCGACAATTACGACCGTTATGTCTGCCGAATGGAAGAGATGCGCGAGTCGACCAAGATCATGCAGCAATGCATCGAGATCATGAACCGCGAAGGGCCGGGGCCGGTCCTGGCGAAAGGCTCGAAAGTGTCGCCGCCGCGCCGCGCTGAAATGAAGAACTCGATGGAAGCGCTGATCCATCACTTCAAGCTCTACACCGAAGGCTTCCACGTGCCGGAAGGCGAGGTCTACGCGGCCATCGAGGCGCCGAAGGGTGAGTTTGGCGTCTATCTTGTGTCCGACGGCACGAACCGTCCGTATCGCGCGAAGATCCGCGCCCCGGGCTATCCGCACCTTCAGGCGATGGACCACCTTTGCGTCGGCCACATGCTGGCCGATGTCTCGGCCGTTCTCGGGTCCCTCGATATTGTGTTCGGGGAGATCGACCGCTGA
- the nuoE gene encoding NADH-quinone oxidoreductase subunit NuoE, whose product MALRRFDLEAGGDTFAFKPETEEKIAFWRNKYPAEKQRSAVIPMLWLAQKDNDGWLSEPAMREVADRLEMPYIRVYEVATFYTMFRLQPVGKYHVQLCGTTPCQLRGAEKLKEVCQQEIGDIMYVTDDGRLSWEEVECLGACVNAPMVQINDDYYEDLTPETLSQILGKLKNGVEVAPGPQIDRVNSAPEGGATTLTDPALFDGSKNAITTLPNLPSAEPAEAEAAGKPEVDAPTNTKREEPVASNTKTTLIDTGKKVETGERPAALTIDPASYDDLKRIKGIGPKNEDALNELGIYTFKQIAEWTPENVDWVEDFMSFPGRIEREDWIAQAKTLAEGGETEFSKRVDAGDVPSSQEDED is encoded by the coding sequence GTGGCACTGCGCCGTTTTGATCTTGAGGCTGGTGGCGATACGTTCGCCTTCAAGCCGGAAACGGAAGAGAAGATTGCCTTCTGGCGGAACAAGTATCCGGCGGAAAAGCAGCGCTCGGCCGTCATCCCCATGCTGTGGCTTGCGCAGAAGGACAATGATGGCTGGCTGTCCGAGCCGGCCATGCGCGAAGTCGCGGACAGGCTGGAAATGCCCTACATCCGCGTCTACGAAGTCGCGACGTTCTACACGATGTTCCGCCTTCAGCCGGTCGGGAAGTATCACGTCCAGCTGTGCGGCACGACGCCGTGCCAGCTGCGTGGGGCCGAGAAGCTGAAAGAAGTCTGCCAGCAGGAAATCGGCGACATCATGTATGTTACCGACGATGGCCGTCTGTCCTGGGAAGAGGTGGAATGCCTCGGCGCCTGCGTGAATGCGCCGATGGTGCAGATCAATGACGATTATTACGAAGACCTGACGCCGGAAACGCTGTCGCAGATTCTCGGCAAGCTCAAGAATGGCGTCGAAGTTGCGCCGGGTCCGCAGATTGACCGCGTGAACAGCGCGCCGGAAGGCGGCGCAACCACGCTGACCGATCCGGCCCTCTTTGATGGCAGCAAGAACGCCATCACCACGCTGCCGAACCTGCCATCCGCCGAGCCTGCCGAGGCTGAAGCGGCAGGCAAGCCGGAGGTGGATGCGCCGACCAATACCAAACGCGAAGAGCCGGTCGCTTCCAACACGAAGACGACGCTGATCGATACAGGCAAGAAGGTCGAGACGGGCGAACGCCCGGCGGCCCTGACGATCGACCCAGCTTCCTACGATGACCTGAAGCGTATCAAGGGCATCGGCCCGAAGAATGAAGACGCGCTCAACGAGCTCGGCATTTATACGTTCAAGCAGATCGCCGAGTGGACTCCGGAAAATGTCGACTGGGTCGAAGACTTCATGAGCTTCCCCGGGCGCATTGAGCGCGAAGACTGGATTGCCCAGGCGAAGACGCTGGCCGAAGGCGGCGAAACGGAATTCTCCAAGCGCGTGGATGCGGGCGACGTCCCCTCCAGCCAGGAAGATGAGGACTAG
- the nuoF gene encoding NADH-quinone oxidoreductase subunit NuoF: MLQDKDRIFTNLYGLHSPELDAAKKRGAWHLTKEILDQGPDWICDQIKASGLRGRGGAGFPTGLKWTFMPKEVRDRPHYLVVNADESEPGTCKDREIMRHDPHLLIEGCMIASRAMRAHKCYVYLRGEYINERHALEKAVKEAYEAKLIGKDNVNGWDFDLYVHHGAGAYICGEETALLESLEGKKGQPRLKPPFPANAGLYGCPTTVNNVESIAVAGTILRRGAEWFAGFGRPNNTGTKLFCISGHVNKPCNVEEEMSITFRELIDTHCGGIRGGWDNLKAVIPGGSSVPMVPAEQIMDAYMDFDTLRDLKSGLGTAAVIVMDKDADLIKAIARLAYFYKHESCGQCTPCREGTGWMWRVMERMAKGEAEHDEIDTLLDVTKQVEGHTICALGDAAAWPIQGLIRHFRPEIEDRINQYRLPRAMVQGAVVAAE, translated from the coding sequence ATGTTGCAGGACAAGGATCGCATCTTCACCAATCTCTATGGTCTGCATTCGCCCGAACTCGACGCGGCGAAGAAGCGGGGCGCATGGCACCTGACCAAGGAAATCCTGGATCAGGGACCTGACTGGATCTGCGACCAGATCAAGGCCTCCGGTCTGCGTGGCCGCGGCGGCGCTGGCTTCCCGACCGGGCTGAAGTGGACCTTCATGCCGAAGGAAGTGCGCGACCGCCCGCACTATCTCGTCGTCAATGCCGACGAGTCTGAACCCGGCACGTGTAAAGACCGCGAAATCATGCGCCACGATCCGCACCTGCTGATCGAAGGCTGCATGATCGCCAGCCGCGCGATGCGGGCGCACAAATGCTACGTCTATCTGCGCGGCGAATACATCAACGAGCGCCACGCGCTCGAGAAAGCCGTCAAGGAAGCCTATGAAGCGAAGCTGATCGGCAAGGACAATGTGAACGGCTGGGATTTCGATCTCTACGTCCACCACGGCGCCGGCGCTTATATCTGTGGCGAGGAAACCGCGCTGCTCGAAAGCCTGGAAGGCAAGAAGGGCCAGCCGCGGCTGAAGCCGCCATTCCCGGCCAATGCCGGTCTCTATGGCTGTCCGACGACCGTGAACAATGTGGAATCGATTGCCGTTGCCGGCACGATCCTGCGCCGCGGCGCCGAATGGTTCGCCGGTTTCGGCCGCCCGAACAATACAGGCACCAAGCTGTTCTGTATCTCCGGACACGTGAACAAGCCGTGCAATGTTGAAGAAGAGATGTCGATCACGTTCCGTGAGCTGATCGATACCCATTGCGGCGGCATCCGTGGCGGCTGGGACAATCTGAAGGCCGTGATCCCGGGTGGATCGTCAGTGCCGATGGTTCCGGCGGAGCAGATCATGGACGCCTATATGGACTTCGACACGCTGCGTGACCTGAAATCAGGCCTCGGCACGGCGGCTGTCATCGTGATGGACAAGGATGCCGACCTGATCAAGGCGATTGCCCGTCTCGCTTACTTCTACAAGCACGAATCCTGCGGCCAATGCACGCCGTGCCGGGAAGGCACCGGCTGGATGTGGCGCGTAATGGAGCGCATGGCGAAGGGCGAAGCCGAGCATGACGAGATCGACACGCTGTTGGACGTCACCAAGCAGGTGGAAGGTCACACGATCTGCGCCCTTGGCGACGCAGCAGCCTGGCCGATCCAGGGCCTGATCCGTCACTTCCGGCCGGAAATCGAAGACCGCATCAACCAGTACAGACTGCCGCGCGCCATGGTGCAGGGCGCAGTCGTCGCGGCGGAGTAG